A genomic region of Alnus glutinosa chromosome 11, dhAlnGlut1.1, whole genome shotgun sequence contains the following coding sequences:
- the LOC133882073 gene encoding elongation of fatty acids protein 3-like, translated as MNAAISTLQFWLVNHPAILHFSWSDGQTPGSTPLFLTLTVVSYLSLTFLFSRHLIPLPSLGPRLLKPISAVHNLTLLLLSLVMAVGCSLSILTHTPHLHWIVCFPPHTPPTGPLFFWAYIFYLSKILEFVDTLLIILSNSTRRLTFLHVYHHATVVIMCYLWLHSRQSLFPVGLVTNAAVHVIMYAYYLLCAMGVRPKWKRLVTDVQIVQFAFSFAVSGRMLYYHFIGSGCSGIGGWCFNAVFNASLLALFVDFHAKSYANRKEMARKDKGS; from the coding sequence ATGAACGCCGCCATCTCAACCTTACAATTCTGGCTGGTGAACCACCCAGCCATCCTCCACTTCTCATGGAGCGACGGCCAAACCCCAGGCTCCACCCCACTCTTCCTCACCCTCACCGTTGTCTCCTACCTTTCTCTCACCTTCCTATTCTCCCGCCACCTCATCCCGCTCCCCTCCCTCGGCCCCCGCCTCCTCAAACCCATCTCCGCAGTCCACAACCtcaccctcctcctcctctccctcgTCATGGCCGTCGGTTGCTCCCTCTCCATCCTCACCCACACTCCTCACCTCCACTGGATCGTTTGCTTCCCACCGCATACCCCTCCCACTGGGCCCCTCTTTTTCTGGGCCTACATCTTCTACCTCTCCAAGATCCTTGAATTCGTGGACACCCTTCTGATCATTCTCAGTAATTCCACTCGGAGGCTGACCTTCCTCCACGTGTACCACCACGCAACGGTGGTGATCATGTGCTACCTTTGGCTGCACAGTCGGCAGTCCCTGTTCCCGGTGGGGCTGGTGACGAATGCGGCGGTGCACGTGATAATGTACGCCTACTACTTGTTGTGCGCAATGGGGGTCCGGCCCAAGTGGAAAAGGCTGGTGACGGATGTGCAGATTGTGCAATTCGCGTTCAGCTTTGCGGTGTCGGGTCGGATGCTGTACTACCACTTCATCGGATCCGGGTGCTCCGGGATAGGGGGTTGGTGCTTCAATGCTGTTTTCAATGCCTCTCTTTTGGCTCTTTTTGTGGACTTTCATGCCAAGAGTTACGCCAATAGGAAGGAGATGGCTCGCAAGGATAAAGGTTCATGA
- the LOC133881689 gene encoding protein RETICULATA-RELATED 1, chloroplastic → MSHAVFHTAQIMPIKTLSSKPKVGPFFPVVHPVADKMCRRGLVLKASAESSSTLVGGDSVGLLERCFVAPPASGASDLASAVMVAPVMKGQYGAFGAVTLEKGKLDMSQKQSQSSPETAIGGGGGDIGKKINHGGGDGGDDDGDDDDYFDDFDDGDEGDEGGLFRRRKFIEELFDRKFVDAVLNEWQRTMMDLPAGFRQAYEMGLVSSAQMVRFLAINARPTTTRFISRALPEGISRAFIGRMIADPAFLYRLLLEEAATIGCSVWWELKNRKDRIKQEWDLALVNVLTVAACNAIVVWSLAPCRSYGNTFQFDLQNTLQKLPNNIFEKSYPLREFDLQKRVHSFFYKAAELCMVGLSAGAVQGALSNFLASKKEGRLSVTIPSVSTNALGYGAFLGLYANLRYQLICGFDRAMINHFDVITVALCFSTALRLLNVQLGERSRVAWLGVEADPLVDPDSLLKVYSRPPEDAERASSKWFISKNAVVSGLGLLGIKQGTADSAADGQTSAPKARRKRIVRKKVTTG, encoded by the exons ATGTCTCACGCGGTATTCCATACGGCGCAAATTATGCCCATAAAGACCTTATCGTCGAAGCCAAAGGTGGGACCGTTTTTTCCGGTTGTGCATCCGGTGGCCGATAAGATGTGTCGGAGGGGACTGGTGCTGAAGGCCTCCGCTGAGTCTTCCTCGACGCTGGTGGGTGGGGACTCCGTAGGTCTGTTGGAGCGCTGCTTTGTAGCGCCACCGGCATCTGGCGCTTCCGATTTAGCTTCGGCGGTGATGGTTGCTCCGGTTATGAAGGGACAGTACGGTGCATTCGGTGCGGTTACTTTGGAGAAGGGCAAGCTCGATATGTCTCAGAAGCAATCCCAGTCTAGCCCCGAG ACTGCGATTGGGGGAGGTGGTGGAGatattggaaagaaaataaatcatggtggtggtgatggtggTGATGACGATGGAGACGACGACGATTACTTTGATGACTTTGATGACGGCGATGAAGGAGATGAGGGAGGCCTATTTAGGAGAAGGAAATTTATTGAGGAG CTTTTTGATCGTAAATTTGTGGATGCGGTGTTAAATGAGTGGCAGCGGACAATGATGGATTTGCCTGCTGGATTCCGCCAAGCTTATGAAATG GGTCTGGTCAGCTCTGCTCAAATGGTAAGATTCCTAGCAATCAATGCCAGGCCGACCACTACTAGGTTCATTTCTCGAGCACTTCCTGAAGGAATATCAAGGGCATTTATTGGCAG GATGATTGCAGATCCTGCCTTCTTATATAGGCTTCTTTTGGAGGAGGCTGCTACAATTGGTTGCTCAGTTTGGTGGGAGTTGAAGAATCGCAAGGATAG GATAAAGCAAGAATGGGATCTGGCACTTGTTAATGTGCTCACAGTAGCAGCCTGCAATGCCATCGTTGTTTGGTCACTTGCTCCTTGTCGTTCGTATGGTAACACATTCCAATTCGATTTGCAAAATACTTTGCAAAAGCTCCCAAACAATATATTTGAGAAGAGTTACCCGCTACGGGAATTTGATTTGCAAAAGAGAGTTCACTCATTCTTCTACAAGGCTGCAGAGTTGTGTATGGTTGGCTTAAGTGCTGGAGCAGTACAAGGTGCATTGTCAAACTTTTTGGCCAGTAAAAAGGAGGGAAG GTTATCTGTGACAATTCCATCTGTGAGTACTAATGCACTTGGTTACGGTGCATTTCTCGGTCTTTATGCAAACCTCAGATATCAGCTGATATGTGGATTTGATAGAGCAATGATCAACCATTTTGatgtcatcacagtggcactgTGTTTTAGCACAGCTTTGAG GCTTTTGAATGTTCAATTAGGAGAGAGATCAAGGGTGGCTTGGCTAGGCGTAGAGGCAGATCCGCTGGTTGATCCTGATAGTCTCTTGAAGGTTTACAGCAGGCCTCCAGAGGATGCTGAGAGGGCGTCTTCGAAATGGTTTATATCGAAGAATGCTGTTGTTTCTGGGCTTGGCCTCCTTGGCATCAAACAAGGGACTGCTGACTCAGCTGCCGATGGGCAAACATCAGCGCCCAAGGCTCGGAGAAAGAGGATTGTCCGGAAGAAGGTGACTACAGGTTGA